Proteins encoded together in one Chitinophaga varians window:
- a CDS encoding DUF2007 domain-containing protein, with protein MEKDWVKIFSSDRPFEAEIVKGMLADNGVTAVLINRQSSSYNITLPGQVELYVHEKEEQIARDLVHNHNNLPTGDQVSE; from the coding sequence ATGGAAAAAGATTGGGTGAAAATATTTTCGAGTGACCGTCCCTTTGAAGCGGAGATAGTAAAAGGTATGCTGGCAGACAACGGCGTCACCGCGGTGCTGATCAATCGTCAGTCATCTTCCTACAATATTACCCTCCCCGGACAGGTGGAATTGTATGTGCACGAAAAAGAAGAACAAATAGCAAGGGACCTTGTGCATAATCATAACAACCTTCCCACCGGCGACCAGGTGTCGGAATAG
- a CDS encoding NUMOD4 domain-containing protein, which yields MTTIKNLRNEVWKDLQIKNKSALRKRYAVSNMGRVISYHESTEDGKLLTGSTVEGYTVLNVKPADSYQSLYLHREVAKLFNKRPGRAHRYVIHLDYDKKNNKASNLKWATKEEMEDHQQNSPAKLAYKEKQRNRLKGLKLNVTKVKSIKRLLNKPGKKTMKQIAEQFDISEMQLYRIKSGENWSHVTLD from the coding sequence ATGACCACAATTAAAAATCTGAGAAATGAAGTCTGGAAGGACTTACAGATTAAAAACAAATCTGCCCTGCGTAAGAGATACGCGGTTTCAAACATGGGGAGAGTGATCAGTTATCATGAAAGTACAGAAGATGGTAAGCTGCTCACGGGTTCTACCGTGGAAGGCTATACGGTTTTGAATGTAAAACCGGCGGACAGCTACCAGTCACTCTACCTGCACCGGGAAGTGGCCAAGCTTTTCAACAAAAGACCAGGACGTGCTCACAGATATGTGATCCACCTGGACTATGACAAGAAAAACAACAAGGCCAGCAACCTCAAATGGGCTACCAAAGAGGAAATGGAAGACCACCAGCAGAACAGCCCGGCAAAACTGGCTTACAAGGAGAAACAGCGTAACCGCCTCAAAGGCCTGAAGCTGAACGTGACCAAAGTGAAGAGCATCAAGCGCTTACTGAACAAGCCCGGTAAAAAAACCATGAAGCAGATTGCTGAACAGTTTGATATCAGCGAAATGCAGTTGTACCGTATTAAAAGCGGTGAAAACTGGTCTCACGTAACACTGGATTAA
- a CDS encoding YjjG family noncanonical pyrimidine nucleotidase, translating to MRYKHLFFDLDHTLWDFETNEQETLLELFNSHGLANRGVPSFEAFSESYVGHNERLWDRFRKGFINRAELRDKRFRLALLDFKIGDEKLCQAISTAFLEILPNKKALFPETKETLDYLAAKNYPMHMITNGFEETQLLKMRNAGIEHYFTHIVTSEVAGSLKPYAPIFEYAMAKAGTTAAESIMVGDAMELDIKGAHGVGMDQVYFNPAKPPVDFTPTFTIGHLKELRNIL from the coding sequence ATGAGATATAAACATCTTTTCTTTGACCTGGACCATACGCTCTGGGACTTTGAAACCAACGAACAGGAGACCTTGCTGGAACTTTTCAACAGTCATGGACTGGCCAACCGCGGAGTACCATCTTTTGAAGCATTTTCAGAATCTTATGTCGGGCACAACGAACGGTTATGGGACCGCTTCCGCAAAGGCTTCATCAACCGGGCAGAACTGCGTGATAAACGTTTCCGCCTCGCGTTGCTGGATTTCAAGATCGGTGATGAGAAGCTGTGCCAGGCCATCAGCACAGCGTTTCTGGAGATACTGCCGAACAAAAAGGCGCTGTTTCCCGAAACGAAAGAAACGCTGGACTACCTCGCTGCTAAAAACTACCCGATGCACATGATTACCAACGGGTTTGAGGAAACGCAGCTGTTAAAGATGAGGAATGCGGGAATTGAACACTATTTCACCCATATTGTCACTTCCGAAGTGGCTGGCAGCCTGAAGCCGTATGCTCCGATTTTTGAGTATGCCATGGCCAAAGCCGGCACTACTGCGGCGGAAAGCATTATGGTGGGCGATGCCATGGAGTTGGATATTAAGGGGGCGCATGGTGTGGGCATGGACCAGGTGTATTTTAATCCGGCGAAACCACCGGTAGATTTTACGCCGACCTTTACCATCGGACATCTAAAAGAACTCAGAAATATTCTGTAA
- a CDS encoding SH3 domain-containing protein has translation MPGYKHIKSALLLAVLLLTGSILRAQQALPQQRFDAANSLYQQSKFTEAAAAYQQLIDEGYAIKALYFNAGNAYYKAGKTGEAVFNYEKALQLAPRDEAAKHNLALANQKVNGFVDELPLVFFQQWWRQLQQLHKPNGWAVGCIVFFWLVIAGVMLNTFLPGWKNKFLRWGNYALGTLFTLYLVMAIDTYAVANNHQAGIIMHSNIKVKTAPDDNSKDAFEVQEGMKVHIADATKDFCKISLADGKTGWISCAWIKRL, from the coding sequence ATGCCCGGATATAAACATATTAAATCAGCCCTGTTACTGGCCGTCCTGTTGTTAACCGGCAGCATCCTCAGGGCACAGCAGGCACTCCCGCAACAACGTTTTGATGCGGCCAACAGCCTTTATCAGCAAAGCAAATTCACAGAAGCCGCGGCCGCTTATCAACAACTGATAGACGAAGGCTACGCTATAAAAGCACTGTATTTCAACGCCGGCAATGCCTACTACAAAGCCGGTAAAACAGGAGAGGCGGTTTTTAACTACGAAAAAGCCCTGCAACTGGCGCCCCGCGATGAAGCGGCCAAACACAACCTGGCCCTTGCGAATCAAAAAGTGAACGGCTTCGTAGATGAGTTACCGTTAGTATTCTTCCAACAGTGGTGGCGGCAGCTTCAGCAGCTGCACAAGCCCAATGGCTGGGCCGTTGGATGCATCGTTTTTTTCTGGCTGGTGATAGCCGGCGTGATGCTCAACACCTTCCTGCCCGGCTGGAAAAACAAATTCCTCCGCTGGGGCAATTATGCGCTCGGGACCTTGTTTACGCTTTATCTGGTAATGGCCATAGACACTTATGCGGTAGCCAACAACCACCAGGCAGGTATTATCATGCATAGCAATATCAAAGTAAAAACGGCGCCGGACGATAATAGTAAGGATGCCTTTGAAGTACAGGAAGGTATGAAAGTACATATTGCAGATGCTACCAAAGACTTCTGTAAGATATCGCTGGCCGACGGTAAAACCGGATGGATCAGCTGCGCCTGGATTAAGCGACTGTAG
- a CDS encoding sensor histidine kinase: MVQHFIEIVLAAGWPYWLFFLLSLLAIVVFFIRREKRIRRASAKEITIQHTLINLELHAFQAHMDPHFIFNSLNAIHHYILTTSTDMASLYLTRFARLMRLMISNFNKEWVTLQEDLEALELYIQLEQLRFDQQFSYQVRIVQDVNSHSTLIPPLIIQPYVQYVIWHRLLMRPEKTGGRLVVHIGKDDNRLYIQLEDNGIQASELLDDIGERQAAGIDIAAERLYMMSEKYQMKAGIQAQQLFDETRRPNGNRLTISMEHMLSRHMPLAV; the protein is encoded by the coding sequence GTGGTACAACATTTCATTGAAATAGTTTTGGCTGCGGGATGGCCGTATTGGCTATTTTTTTTGTTAAGTCTCCTTGCCATTGTAGTATTTTTTATCCGCCGGGAAAAAAGAATTAGAAGAGCCTCAGCGAAAGAAATAACCATACAACACACCTTAATCAACCTGGAACTCCATGCTTTCCAGGCACATATGGACCCGCATTTTATATTTAACAGCCTCAACGCTATCCATCATTATATCCTTACCACCAGTACGGACATGGCCTCGCTGTACCTCACCCGCTTTGCACGGCTGATGCGCCTCATGATCAGTAATTTCAACAAAGAGTGGGTAACGCTGCAGGAAGACCTGGAAGCGCTGGAACTCTATATACAACTGGAGCAGCTTCGTTTTGACCAACAGTTTTCTTATCAAGTGAGGATTGTGCAGGACGTGAATTCCCACAGTACCCTCATCCCTCCCCTGATCATCCAGCCTTATGTACAATATGTGATCTGGCACCGGTTACTGATGCGCCCGGAGAAAACCGGCGGACGCCTGGTGGTCCATATCGGGAAAGATGATAACCGGCTCTATATCCAGTTGGAAGACAACGGCATTCAGGCCAGCGAATTACTGGACGATATCGGCGAGCGCCAGGCTGCCGGTATAGACATCGCCGCAGAACGGCTGTATATGATGAGTGAGAAATATCAGATGAAAGCAGGAATTCAGGCGCAACAACTGTTTGATGAAACCCGCCGTCCCAATGGCAACCGCCTTACCATCAGCATGGAGCACATGTTATCGCGGCACATGCCGCTGGCGGTATAA
- a CDS encoding phosphatidylserine decarboxylase family protein has translation MKIHREGFATISLVFLVLALINGAVFYWLGSIPAVSYAVLIFSILFFLFIVSFFRVPARQYTTGDNLVISPCDGKVVVIEEVFEPEYFQDKRLQVSIFMSPANVHVNRNPISGTVKLSQYHAGKYLVAWHPKSSTENERHSVVIGNQKADILVRQIAGALARRIVNYLKPGMQVSQNEEMGFIKFGSRVDLYLPIGTEVAVQLEQVVKGGQTVIAKI, from the coding sequence ATGAAGATCCATCGTGAAGGATTTGCTACCATTTCCCTGGTATTCCTGGTACTGGCACTGATCAACGGAGCAGTATTTTACTGGCTGGGCTCTATCCCGGCAGTGAGCTATGCTGTCCTGATCTTTTCCATCCTGTTCTTCCTTTTTATCGTATCCTTTTTCCGTGTACCGGCCAGACAGTATACTACCGGAGACAACCTGGTGATCTCTCCCTGCGATGGTAAAGTGGTGGTGATTGAAGAAGTTTTTGAACCGGAGTACTTCCAGGACAAACGCCTGCAGGTATCTATTTTTATGAGCCCTGCCAACGTGCACGTGAACCGCAACCCTATCAGCGGTACCGTGAAGCTGTCCCAGTACCATGCCGGTAAATACCTCGTGGCATGGCATCCGAAATCTTCTACAGAAAATGAAAGGCATTCTGTGGTAATCGGCAACCAGAAAGCGGATATCCTGGTAAGACAGATCGCAGGCGCCCTCGCACGCAGGATCGTTAACTACCTCAAACCAGGCATGCAGGTAAGCCAGAATGAAGAAATGGGCTTTATCAAATTCGGCTCCCGTGTGGACCTTTACCTGCCTATAGGCACAGAAGTGGCCGTACAACTGGAGCAAGTGGTAAAAGGCGGACAGACCGTGATCGCAAAAATCTAG
- a CDS encoding CPBP family intramembrane glutamic endopeptidase: MTGYLKQSPPALQFITFFGFFIGFMLIYNTALMLLMEPLTGHSLLDLQNGDIKDPNLIGYLKITQFLYSIVVYLVPAALFAYLWQPYPGSYLGLKPAPRALQILLALMAMYSITWFGGYLNNWNQTWNVPQAARDMQAQAEKLVGVMLHMPSVKDLFVNLMLMAIVPAIAEEVFFRGVFQRLLIQSTRRVWLSVFLTAVFFSFIHFEMLGFMVRVVLGFVLGAIYVLSGNLWLSIFAHILNNGSLVVMIYLFQQGIIKTDPTKDTPVEWYIALFSLVVSVGLLWALRQKSTPMLMTAPVQKADNDQIDDTGVDENQ, encoded by the coding sequence ATGACCGGTTATCTGAAACAGTCCCCACCCGCTTTACAGTTTATTACCTTTTTCGGTTTCTTTATCGGCTTTATGCTGATATACAATACAGCCCTGATGTTGCTGATGGAACCGCTGACTGGTCATTCATTGCTGGACCTTCAAAACGGGGATATTAAGGACCCTAACCTTATCGGCTATCTGAAAATTACACAGTTTTTATATTCCATCGTGGTTTATTTGGTGCCGGCAGCCCTTTTTGCCTACCTGTGGCAGCCTTATCCCGGTAGCTATCTGGGCCTGAAGCCCGCCCCGCGGGCCCTTCAGATACTGCTGGCGCTGATGGCCATGTACAGCATCACCTGGTTTGGCGGCTATCTGAACAACTGGAACCAGACCTGGAACGTACCGCAGGCAGCCCGCGATATGCAGGCACAAGCCGAAAAACTGGTGGGCGTGATGCTTCACATGCCATCTGTCAAAGACCTTTTCGTTAACCTGATGTTAATGGCCATTGTGCCTGCTATAGCAGAAGAGGTGTTCTTTCGCGGCGTATTCCAGCGCCTGCTCATCCAAAGCACCCGCAGGGTATGGCTCAGCGTATTCCTGACCGCTGTCTTTTTCAGCTTCATTCATTTTGAAATGCTCGGCTTTATGGTCCGGGTAGTGCTGGGCTTTGTGCTGGGCGCCATCTACGTGCTGAGCGGCAACCTCTGGTTAAGCATCTTTGCCCATATACTCAACAATGGCTCACTGGTGGTGATGATATACCTGTTCCAGCAGGGCATTATTAAGACCGACCCCACCAAAGACACGCCGGTAGAATGGTATATCGCGCTGTTCAGCCTCGTGGTCTCCGTCGGCCTGCTATGGGCACTACGCCAGAAATCCACGCCCATGCTCATGACAGCCCCTGTTCAAAAGGCAGACAACGATCAAATAGACGACACCGGTGTGGATGAAAATCAGTAA
- the dusB gene encoding tRNA dihydrouridine synthase DusB, whose translation MVKIGNIELGEFPLLLAPMEDVSDPPFRAVCKDNGADLMYTEFISSEGLIRDAIKSRQKLDIFPYERPVGIQIFGGDEEPMAMAAQIVETTNPDLLDINFGCPVKKVVCKGAGAGILKDIPKMVKLTAAVVKATRLPVTVKTRLGWDDNTKNIEEVAERLQDVGIQALTIHGRTRTQLYKGHADWTLIGKVKNNPRIKIPIFGNGDICTPEQTIAAREKFGVDGVMIGRAAIGYPWIFREIKHFMKTGEHLPPPTVLERVEVCKKHLRQSVSWKGDIVGILEMRRHYANYLKGLPHIKEFRQQLVTYKTLAEIEDVLDAIVSQYKDHIFERTSPPLAEQNFLPADNEMAGCNVYV comes from the coding sequence ATGGTGAAGATAGGAAATATAGAATTGGGTGAATTCCCGCTGTTGCTCGCTCCCATGGAGGATGTAAGCGATCCGCCCTTCCGTGCGGTCTGTAAAGATAATGGCGCAGACCTGATGTATACCGAGTTCATTTCTTCGGAGGGGCTTATCCGTGATGCCATCAAAAGCCGGCAGAAACTGGATATTTTCCCTTATGAGAGACCGGTAGGCATCCAGATCTTTGGCGGAGATGAAGAGCCAATGGCCATGGCCGCCCAGATAGTGGAAACGACCAATCCCGACCTGCTGGACATCAATTTTGGCTGCCCGGTAAAGAAGGTGGTTTGTAAAGGCGCCGGAGCCGGCATCCTGAAAGACATCCCTAAGATGGTAAAGCTAACCGCTGCAGTGGTGAAAGCCACCCGGCTGCCGGTAACCGTAAAAACCCGCCTCGGCTGGGACGACAACACGAAGAATATTGAAGAGGTGGCAGAGCGGCTGCAGGACGTGGGCATACAGGCGCTGACCATTCATGGCCGTACCCGCACCCAGTTGTATAAAGGCCATGCAGACTGGACTTTGATAGGAAAAGTGAAGAATAATCCCCGTATCAAAATTCCGATTTTTGGTAACGGTGACATATGTACGCCGGAACAAACGATAGCAGCCCGGGAGAAATTTGGCGTAGACGGGGTCATGATAGGCCGCGCCGCCATCGGTTATCCCTGGATATTCCGGGAGATAAAGCATTTTATGAAGACGGGCGAACATTTGCCGCCTCCAACTGTTTTGGAAAGAGTAGAAGTCTGCAAAAAGCATCTCCGCCAGTCCGTGTCCTGGAAAGGTGATATTGTGGGAATCCTTGAAATGCGCCGCCATTACGCAAATTACCTCAAAGGACTGCCCCATATAAAGGAATTCAGGCAACAATTAGTAACTTACAAAACATTAGCTGAAATAGAAGACGTATTAGACGCGATTGTTTCACAATACAAGGACCACATTTTCGAAAGGACATCTCCCCCACTAGCTGAACAGAATTTTCTACCGGCTGATAATGAAATGGCTGGTTGTAACGTTTACGTCTAA
- a CDS encoding phosphatidate cytidylyltransferase: MKTFFTRTASALVFVAVMLGGILWSPFTFFLLFFLVSFFALQEFFKLMRLIDTGYNNIPSWHKWGVTIAGCAIMLSFTGEYFQLGGISTGFLGWWIAIIFLLVLPLGEILLDKDFSPRNVGYSCMGLLYAVVPFSLLVNIRLNAIDIHYTPENVGTAPGWLIPLLLIIFIWINDTMAYIVGSLIGRTPFFPSISPKKTIEGTVGGMILAVAAAGVYGYYWGQQYLSLQHWLVLAGIAAVFGTIGDLLESRLKRMAGVKDSGNIMPGHGGFLDRFDSLLLATPFAWIYVHAFMMS; encoded by the coding sequence ATGAAGACTTTTTTTACCCGCACTGCCTCTGCGCTTGTGTTTGTGGCAGTGATGCTGGGAGGTATCTTATGGAGTCCCTTTACCTTCTTTCTGCTTTTTTTCCTGGTCAGCTTCTTTGCGCTGCAGGAATTTTTTAAGCTCATGCGCCTGATCGATACCGGCTACAACAATATCCCCTCCTGGCACAAATGGGGAGTAACCATCGCAGGTTGCGCCATCATGCTGTCTTTTACCGGAGAATATTTTCAGCTGGGCGGCATCTCCACCGGCTTCCTCGGATGGTGGATCGCTATTATTTTCCTGCTGGTATTGCCCCTCGGTGAAATATTGCTGGACAAGGACTTCTCTCCCCGTAATGTAGGTTATTCCTGCATGGGGCTGCTGTATGCGGTCGTTCCCTTCAGCCTGCTGGTCAATATCCGGCTCAATGCCATCGATATCCACTATACACCGGAGAACGTAGGCACAGCCCCCGGCTGGCTGATTCCCTTGCTGCTTATCATTTTTATCTGGATCAATGATACCATGGCCTATATTGTAGGCTCTCTCATAGGCCGTACGCCTTTCTTTCCTTCCATTTCCCCTAAGAAAACCATCGAAGGCACCGTGGGAGGGATGATACTGGCCGTGGCCGCCGCCGGCGTATATGGTTACTATTGGGGTCAGCAATACCTGTCATTGCAGCACTGGCTGGTGCTGGCTGGCATCGCAGCCGTATTCGGCACCATCGGCGACCTGCTGGAATCCAGGCTCAAACGCATGGCCGGCGTCAAAGATTCCGGAAATATCATGCCCGGCCATGGTGGCTTCCTCGATCGCTTCGATTCCCTGCTGCTGGCCACCCCGTTCGCCTGGATTTATGTACATGCCTTCATGATGTCCTAG
- a CDS encoding BatD family protein, with translation MKDRFSIRKYIFSVLCCLGLVVCASAQDLRFTTSVSSNSVTLDEPFQIQFMLENGTNIASFTPPSFKDFEVLQGPSQMQGQSIFNGRRSEYFALNYVLQPKHVGSFTIPGAQARVNGNVIKSNPVLIEVRKGNAQAQQPQQQPQQMVPQHRGQSGGGISEDLSDGILKKGEDINEKLKKNIFLKVDVDKTNLYEGDQLTATYKLYTRLPTNSSVTKVPAFKGFSAKDIELPNPPQATEERINGVPYKVFTIRKTLLFPLQSGTLELDPVEVDNQVRLVKLVGNGKRNRGRDPFEDFFNDPAFKDPFFDDFFNRPEVEYQDVPYKIQSNPIRINVKPLPVEGRPLSYNGAVGSFKMTAVVDKTTLSTDDALTLKVTISGHGNVNLLNAPKVDVPSGFEKYDPKMTDDIEKNSNPLSGSRQFEYVLMPQEAGKHTIPAVEFSYFDPAANSYKTLRSEPFVIDITQGKRVKEDKHDFGVGKNELVKIDGGIQQWTRSRSWFIISPWFYVLLALPLLIAGAIIFYKRRKDYNTTNAALLKHRYANKVALKRLELAARYLKEGKDKAFYEETSRAVWGYLSHKLKIPFADLSKQLIQDKLAARHINGTNTSDLFELIDNCEVALYAPAHNNDKMQGTYSKAVTIISNLEDALKN, from the coding sequence ATGAAGGACAGATTTAGTATAAGGAAGTACATTTTCTCTGTTTTGTGTTGCTTAGGGCTGGTCGTTTGTGCCAGCGCACAAGATCTCCGCTTTACCACCAGCGTGAGCAGCAATTCCGTTACCCTGGACGAACCTTTCCAGATCCAGTTCATGCTGGAAAACGGGACCAACATCGCCAGCTTTACACCACCCAGCTTTAAAGACTTTGAAGTACTGCAAGGCCCTTCACAAATGCAGGGACAATCCATCTTCAATGGTCGCCGCTCCGAGTATTTTGCACTGAACTATGTGCTGCAGCCCAAACATGTGGGCAGCTTCACCATTCCCGGCGCACAGGCCAGGGTAAACGGCAATGTCATCAAGTCCAACCCGGTACTCATTGAAGTACGGAAAGGCAACGCCCAGGCACAGCAACCGCAACAACAGCCGCAACAGATGGTGCCCCAGCACCGCGGACAAAGCGGTGGCGGCATCAGCGAAGACCTGTCTGACGGCATCCTCAAAAAAGGGGAGGACATCAACGAAAAACTGAAGAAAAACATCTTCCTTAAAGTAGACGTAGATAAAACCAACCTCTACGAAGGTGACCAACTAACGGCCACGTATAAACTCTATACACGGCTCCCGACAAACTCCAGCGTCACCAAAGTACCGGCATTCAAAGGGTTTTCCGCTAAAGACATAGAACTTCCCAATCCGCCGCAGGCAACGGAAGAACGTATCAACGGCGTCCCCTATAAAGTATTCACCATCCGTAAAACACTGCTGTTCCCGCTGCAGTCCGGCACACTGGAATTAGATCCGGTAGAGGTGGACAACCAGGTGCGGCTCGTGAAACTGGTGGGCAACGGAAAACGCAACCGTGGCCGCGACCCGTTTGAAGATTTCTTCAACGATCCGGCATTCAAAGACCCGTTCTTCGACGATTTTTTCAACCGGCCGGAAGTGGAATACCAGGATGTTCCCTATAAAATCCAGAGCAACCCGATCAGGATCAACGTAAAACCATTGCCGGTGGAAGGCCGTCCACTCAGCTATAACGGCGCAGTAGGCAGCTTCAAAATGACTGCTGTAGTGGATAAAACCACCCTCAGCACCGACGACGCCCTTACGCTCAAAGTAACCATCAGCGGCCATGGCAACGTAAACCTGCTCAATGCTCCCAAAGTGGACGTACCCTCCGGGTTTGAGAAGTACGATCCCAAAATGACGGACGACATCGAGAAAAACAGCAACCCGCTTTCCGGCAGCAGGCAGTTTGAATACGTGCTCATGCCACAGGAAGCAGGCAAACATACCATTCCTGCCGTCGAGTTTTCGTACTTCGATCCGGCAGCCAACAGTTACAAGACACTCCGCTCTGAACCTTTTGTGATCGACATCACACAAGGCAAACGGGTAAAAGAAGATAAACATGATTTTGGCGTAGGCAAAAACGAACTGGTGAAAATAGACGGAGGTATCCAGCAATGGACCAGAAGCCGCAGCTGGTTTATCATCAGTCCGTGGTTCTATGTGTTGCTGGCGCTGCCGCTGCTTATCGCCGGCGCCATCATCTTCTACAAACGCAGAAAAGATTACAATACCACCAATGCCGCCCTGCTGAAACACCGCTACGCCAATAAAGTAGCGCTGAAGCGGCTGGAGCTGGCCGCCCGTTACCTCAAAGAAGGCAAGGACAAAGCTTTCTATGAAGAAACGTCCCGCGCCGTCTGGGGTTATCTCAGCCACAAACTGAAAATTCCTTTCGCAGACCTGAGCAAACAACTGATACAGGATAAACTGGCCGCCCGTCATATTAACGGCACCAATACCAGCGACCTGTTTGAGCTGATCGACAACTGCGAAGTGGCCTTGTATGCCCCGGCCCATAACAACGATAAAATGCAGGGCACCTATTCCAAAGCGGTGACGATCATCAGCAACCTGGAAGATGCACTCAAAAACTAA
- a CDS encoding response regulator transcription factor, whose product MKEATKASILLVEDEENLQEALKLNLELEGYEVTAVDNGTAALKAVKNEYFDLIILDIMLPEMDGIAVCENIRIQNNEVPILFLSAKNSSADRVLGLKKGGDDYMTKPFNLEELLLRVEKLIVKNKKIQDKDSVPNVYRFGNNMIDFAAQECVGKDGKHYELSKKEAMLLKLLIENKGEVVTREKILQVVWGYNVYPTTRTIDNFILNFRKYFEEDSRNSKYFHSVRGVGYKFTEA is encoded by the coding sequence ATGAAGGAAGCGACCAAAGCATCCATATTACTGGTGGAAGACGAGGAGAACCTACAGGAGGCGCTGAAGCTCAACCTGGAACTGGAAGGATACGAGGTGACCGCCGTAGACAATGGTACCGCTGCCCTGAAAGCAGTAAAAAACGAATATTTCGATCTCATCATACTGGATATCATGCTGCCGGAAATGGACGGCATTGCTGTATGCGAAAACATCCGCATCCAAAACAATGAAGTGCCCATCCTCTTCCTGAGCGCCAAAAACAGCAGCGCCGACCGGGTGCTGGGCCTCAAAAAAGGCGGTGATGACTACATGACCAAACCCTTCAACCTCGAAGAGCTGCTGCTCCGCGTAGAGAAGCTGATCGTCAAAAACAAAAAAATACAGGATAAAGACAGCGTGCCCAATGTGTACCGCTTCGGCAATAATATGATCGATTTCGCTGCACAGGAATGCGTAGGCAAAGACGGTAAACACTATGAACTGAGCAAGAAAGAAGCCATGCTGCTGAAACTGCTGATCGAAAATAAAGGCGAAGTTGTCACCCGTGAAAAAATATTGCAGGTGGTTTGGGGATATAACGTATACCCCACCACGCGTACCATCGATAACTTCATCCTCAACTTCCGTAAATATTTTGAGGAAGACAGCCGCAACTCCAAGTATTTCCACTCTGTAAGAGGCGTAGGATATAAATTCACCGAAGCCTAG
- a CDS encoding SDR family oxidoreductase → MNAVITGASKGIGKAIGERLAAEGFNVIICARNTDALAAAKAAIQEKNPAVTVIAESVDMGDKAQVMAFAQKIKDTWSTVDILVNNAGIFIPGALHEEADGLLEKLMAVNVYSAYHLTRELLPLMIAQRNGHIFNMCSTASHHAYPNGGSYSITKYALLGFTKNLRRELMPHNVRVTAVSPGPTLTASWDGFEAPPDRMMPPEDIASVVWGAFTLAKQTVVEEIQLRPMLGDI, encoded by the coding sequence ATGAACGCAGTTATAACAGGTGCCAGCAAAGGTATCGGAAAGGCTATTGGAGAAAGACTGGCAGCAGAAGGTTTCAACGTGATCATCTGTGCACGGAATACAGACGCGCTGGCCGCTGCAAAGGCAGCTATTCAGGAGAAGAATCCCGCTGTAACAGTCATCGCCGAATCTGTAGACATGGGCGATAAAGCCCAGGTAATGGCTTTTGCACAGAAAATCAAAGACACCTGGTCCACCGTGGATATACTGGTCAACAATGCCGGCATCTTTATCCCCGGCGCCCTTCATGAAGAAGCTGATGGCCTGCTTGAAAAACTGATGGCCGTCAATGTCTACAGCGCCTACCACCTCACCCGTGAACTGCTGCCCCTCATGATAGCCCAACGTAACGGCCATATCTTCAATATGTGCTCCACCGCCAGCCATCATGCCTATCCCAACGGCGGCTCCTACAGTATCACCAAATATGCCCTGCTCGGATTCACCAAAAACCTGCGCCGCGAACTGATGCCCCACAACGTGCGGGTGACCGCCGTTAGTCCCGGGCCTACGCTCACCGCCTCCTGGGACGGCTTCGAAGCGCCGCCGGACAGGATGATGCCCCCGGAAGATATCGCCAGCGTAGTATGGGGAGCCTTTACACTGGCCAAACAGACTGTTGTTGAAGAAATACAGCTCAGACCCATGTTAGGAGATATTTAA